In Pasteurella multocida subsp. multocida OH4807, a genomic segment contains:
- the thiP gene encoding thiamine transporter membrane protein (COG1178 ABC-type Fe3+ transport system, permease component), which produces MPMRFFHQTFRPSHYVGGIFVIIFLLLFCGSALFSLFFAQGDCGWQQLVSDQYLHHVLTFSLWQAFLSALLSVFFGFLVARAFFYQHFKGKRFILKLFSLTFVLPSLVAIFGLLGVYGGSGWLAKISTFFGSDWTPNIYGLTGILIAHLFFNIPLACKMFLQSLQSIPVQQRQLAAQLNLRGWQFIRLIELPYLLQQVFSVFTLIFMLCFTSFAIVLTLGGGPKYTTLEVAIYQAILFEFDLPKAALFALLQFGICFALFTLSSLWGKAPATVLHNKNYWQDKQSSAVQIWQIFLIVVASLFVLLPLFNTLVSAFFSGKFFSLWASEQLWRALGFSFVIAPTSALLAVLMSVALLLLARRLAWLHYSVLSQSILSIGTMILTIPTLVLAIGLFMLLREIDFSTLHLFAVVVCCNALMAMPFVLRILAVPMHNNMIYYEKLCESLNIQGWQRFKLIEWHLLRAPMQYAFALACALSLGDFTAIALFGSQDFTSLPHLLYQQLGHYRSQEASVTAFILLMLCMLIFVVIERQKEEGND; this is translated from the coding sequence ATGCCAATGCGTTTTTTCCATCAGACTTTCCGCCCATCGCATTACGTGGGCGGAATTTTTGTAATTATATTTCTGTTACTATTTTGTGGCAGTGCCTTATTTTCGCTTTTTTTCGCACAAGGGGATTGTGGCTGGCAACAGCTTGTCAGTGATCAATATTTGCATCACGTTTTAACTTTTAGCTTGTGGCAAGCGTTTTTGTCTGCGTTATTATCGGTTTTTTTCGGTTTTCTGGTGGCTCGCGCCTTTTTTTACCAACACTTCAAAGGTAAGCGATTTATTCTTAAATTATTCTCTCTCACCTTTGTTTTACCGTCTTTAGTAGCAATTTTTGGTTTGCTTGGTGTATATGGTGGTTCAGGTTGGTTAGCCAAAATCAGTACATTTTTCGGAAGCGATTGGACACCTAATATTTACGGGTTAACTGGTATTTTAATTGCTCATCTTTTCTTTAATATTCCTCTTGCTTGCAAAATGTTTTTACAAAGTTTGCAAAGTATTCCGGTTCAACAGCGCCAGCTTGCGGCACAGCTGAATTTACGTGGCTGGCAATTTATCCGCTTGATTGAATTGCCTTATTTACTCCAGCAAGTTTTCTCTGTTTTCACCTTAATTTTTATGCTTTGCTTTACGAGCTTTGCGATCGTGTTAACTTTAGGTGGTGGACCAAAATACACCACTTTAGAAGTGGCTATTTATCAAGCGATTTTATTTGAATTTGATTTACCCAAAGCCGCCTTATTTGCATTGTTGCAGTTTGGCATTTGCTTTGCATTATTTACGTTAAGTAGCTTGTGGGGCAAAGCACCCGCCACAGTGCTACATAACAAAAATTATTGGCAAGATAAGCAATCAAGTGCGGTGCAAATTTGGCAAATTTTTTTGATTGTGGTGGCAAGTTTGTTTGTGTTGCTGCCTTTGTTTAACACGTTGGTTTCCGCCTTTTTTTCAGGCAAGTTTTTCAGCTTATGGGCAAGTGAACAACTTTGGCGAGCATTAGGCTTTTCGTTTGTGATTGCGCCAACGTCAGCATTACTGGCGGTGTTGATGTCTGTCGCATTATTGTTATTGGCAAGACGTTTAGCTTGGTTGCATTATTCCGTATTATCACAAAGCATTCTGAGTATTGGTACGATGATCTTAACCATTCCCACGTTGGTTCTAGCGATTGGCTTGTTTATGTTATTGCGTGAAATCGATTTTTCAACATTACACCTTTTTGCGGTTGTGGTATGCTGTAACGCTTTGATGGCAATGCCTTTTGTGTTGCGTATTTTAGCCGTGCCGATGCATAACAATATGATTTATTATGAAAAATTATGTGAGTCTTTGAATATTCAAGGCTGGCAGCGTTTTAAGTTAATTGAATGGCACCTGTTACGTGCACCAATGCAATATGCTTTCGCATTGGCTTGTGCATTATCGCTCGGTGATTTTACGGCAATTGCTTTATTTGGTAGCCAAGATTTTACGTCATTGCCTCATTTGCTGTATCAGCAACTTGGACATTATCGCAGCCAAGAAGCCTCAGTAACGGCATTTATTTTGTTGATGTTATGTATGTTGATCTTTGTGGTGATTGAGCGACAAAAGGAAGAAGGAAATGATTAA
- a CDS encoding TbpA protein (COG4143 ABC-type thiamine transport system, periplasmic component): MSKLKTSLFLTALSTFSISLFAQSQAVNVYTYDSFTSDWGAGPKVKASFEKVHPQCQVNFTAFGDSGTMFNRLRLEGKKTKADVVVGLDNYALEEAEKSGLFTKNNVDLAQLSLPIEWKNQTFLPYDFGQFAFVYDKTKVQNPPKSLKELVERQDLKVIYQDPRTSSVGRGLLIWMNSVYPQNEVENAWKSLAKHTVTVGKGWSDTYGAFLKGEADLVVSYSTSPLYHLVFEQKDQYVATEFAEGGVLQVETAAKVIERNNACADHFLSFLVQPEAQQHLVTSNVMLPVINGKIEPHFDALKEKQLKAKVLDTSKVTAEQLKNWIAVWQATLTK; this comes from the coding sequence ATGTCTAAATTAAAAACGTCTTTATTTTTAACCGCACTTTCCACTTTCTCTATTTCTTTATTTGCGCAAAGCCAAGCGGTGAATGTCTATACTTATGATTCATTTACGTCGGATTGGGGCGCTGGTCCAAAAGTGAAAGCCTCATTCGAAAAAGTGCATCCACAATGCCAAGTGAATTTCACAGCATTCGGTGATTCAGGCACAATGTTCAACCGTTTACGCTTAGAAGGCAAGAAAACAAAGGCTGATGTGGTTGTTGGCCTTGATAACTATGCGTTAGAAGAAGCTGAAAAGAGCGGTTTATTTACAAAAAATAATGTGGATTTAGCGCAGCTTTCACTGCCAATTGAATGGAAAAATCAAACATTCCTACCTTATGATTTTGGACAATTTGCCTTTGTTTACGACAAAACGAAAGTACAAAATCCACCAAAAAGTTTAAAAGAATTAGTTGAACGCCAAGATTTGAAAGTGATTTATCAAGATCCACGCACCAGTAGCGTTGGACGTGGTTTATTGATTTGGATGAACAGCGTGTATCCACAAAATGAAGTAGAAAATGCGTGGAAATCGTTAGCAAAACACACTGTGACTGTGGGCAAAGGTTGGTCTGATACTTACGGTGCATTCTTAAAAGGCGAAGCAGATTTAGTGGTAAGTTACAGCACATCGCCATTGTATCACTTAGTGTTTGAGCAAAAAGATCAATATGTGGCGACTGAATTTGCCGAGGGTGGCGTGTTGCAAGTGGAAACTGCGGCAAAAGTGATTGAACGTAACAATGCTTGTGCCGATCATTTCTTAAGCTTTTTAGTACAACCAGAAGCGCAACAACATTTAGTGACCAGCAATGTGATGTTGCCTGTGATTAATGGCAAAATTGAGCCGCACTTTGATGCGTTAAAAGAGAAACAATTGAAAGCAAAAGTGCTAGATACCAGCAAAGTGACCGCAGAACAGCTTAAAAACTGGATTGCAGTATGGCAGGCAACGTTGACAAAGTAA
- a CDS encoding bifunctional glutamine-synthetase adenylyltransferase/deadenyltransferase (COG1391 Glutamine synthetase adenylyltransferase), translating to MQFALAQFDNQLNQLAELLIQHFPEQYNASLFQQIEQQKNDPQTAIGQLYTAISLSDFFVETLKKQPHFLQQCWQQPPRLSDCANYSERLTELLATTDSEEQLYKVLRQFRYREMAKLSFCQSLNLGTVEEIFMRLSQLAESLIIGARDWLYQQACLEMGTPVDEEGQAQQLYILGMGKLGGFELNFSSDIDLIFTYPSNGETVGARRSVDNNKFFTRLGQRLVNALDQYTADGFVYRTDMRLRPFGENGALALSFNALEQYYQEQGRDWERYAMIKGRILGVNPQDPNVKVLQQLLRPFVYRRYIDFSVIQSLREMKGKIEREVRRRGLVDNIKLGAGGIREIEFIVQVFQLIRGGREIHLQQHELLKILPEITALEFISAQQQQDLQQAYLFLRRTENILQAIHDQQTQVLPDNELDRWRLVQATRIFTQWNSQKQAEKIEYPIQDWASFYAVLQQHQQKVRSVFNNLIGDENESEKNNEDNQWADFLDPDLENSELSAMLEENHIAEAHLEEIIDKLNQFRMELSRRPIGSRGREVLNQLLPSLLQHIFQHQDYHLLLPRMLNIVEKILTRTTYLELLVEHPQALEQLIELCAKSKLIAEQVARHPILLDELLDRKALLNPPPYTEYADELKQYLLRLPPDDEEQIIDGLRQFKQATLLRVASADILGALPVMKVSDHLTFLAEAIIDVVVNLAWQQVTARFGTPEHLAENEKGFLVIGYGKLGGIELGYKSDLDLVFLYQSAQNSQTVGGKRNIDSNQFYLRLAQKIVSIFSINTFAGVLYEVDMRLRPSGESGLLCSPISAFKDYQLQEAWTWEKQALVRSRAVYGELHLREQFETIRQTVLCSKRDLNTLKTDVVAMRQKMYEHLAHSESGTFNIKTDRGGITDIEFIAQYFVLANAPQHPILAKWSDNVRIFDAMAESAIISEEVARQLKQCYVTLRDRIHHLNLLGEASVVSDHEFKAERALITEVWTNLFAH from the coding sequence ATGCAATTCGCCCTCGCCCAATTCGATAATCAACTTAACCAACTTGCTGAGCTCTTAATTCAGCATTTCCCAGAGCAATATAACGCCTCTCTTTTTCAGCAAATTGAGCAACAGAAAAACGATCCTCAAACTGCAATCGGACAGCTTTATACTGCGATCAGTTTGTCAGATTTTTTTGTAGAAACCTTAAAAAAACAACCGCACTTTTTACAACAATGCTGGCAACAACCGCCAAGGTTATCTGATTGTGCTAATTATTCTGAACGTTTAACTGAACTACTCGCCACCACCGATTCAGAAGAGCAACTTTATAAAGTCTTACGCCAATTTCGTTATCGTGAAATGGCAAAACTGAGTTTTTGCCAAAGTTTGAATTTGGGTACGGTGGAAGAAATTTTTATGCGCCTATCACAATTGGCAGAAAGTTTGATTATTGGCGCGAGAGATTGGCTCTATCAGCAAGCTTGCCTTGAAATGGGCACGCCTGTGGATGAAGAAGGACAAGCACAGCAACTCTATATTCTGGGAATGGGCAAACTGGGCGGTTTTGAACTCAATTTTTCTTCTGACATTGATTTGATTTTCACTTATCCAAGCAATGGTGAAACGGTCGGAGCAAGACGTAGCGTTGATAACAATAAATTTTTCACCCGATTGGGGCAACGCTTAGTCAATGCGTTGGACCAATATACTGCCGATGGTTTTGTTTACCGTACCGATATGCGTTTACGCCCTTTTGGTGAAAATGGTGCATTGGCGTTGAGCTTTAATGCGTTAGAACAATATTACCAAGAGCAAGGGCGCGACTGGGAACGCTATGCGATGATCAAAGGGCGTATTTTAGGCGTTAATCCTCAAGATCCGAATGTCAAAGTGTTACAACAACTGCTTCGCCCTTTTGTTTATCGTCGTTATATTGACTTCAGCGTGATTCAATCTTTGCGTGAAATGAAAGGCAAAATTGAACGTGAAGTACGTCGTCGTGGCTTAGTAGATAACATCAAATTAGGTGCAGGTGGCATTCGTGAAATTGAATTTATTGTTCAAGTTTTCCAACTGATCCGTGGTGGGCGAGAAATTCACTTACAACAACACGAGCTTCTCAAAATTCTGCCAGAAATTACCGCACTTGAGTTTATTTCAGCGCAGCAACAGCAAGATTTACAGCAAGCTTATTTGTTTTTACGCCGTACCGAAAATATTTTGCAAGCCATTCACGATCAACAAACGCAAGTGTTACCAGATAACGAATTAGATCGTTGGCGTTTAGTGCAAGCTACTCGCATATTTACTCAATGGAATAGCCAAAAACAAGCGGAAAAAATTGAGTATCCTATTCAAGATTGGGCTAGTTTTTATGCGGTGTTACAACAACATCAACAAAAAGTGCGGTCTGTTTTTAATAATTTAATTGGTGATGAAAACGAAAGCGAAAAAAATAATGAAGATAATCAATGGGCAGATTTTCTCGATCCTGATTTAGAAAATAGCGAGCTGTCGGCAATGCTGGAAGAAAATCACATTGCGGAAGCCCATCTTGAGGAGATCATTGATAAGCTCAATCAATTTCGAATGGAACTCAGCCGCCGCCCGATTGGTTCTCGTGGGCGAGAAGTATTAAATCAATTATTACCCTCGCTTTTGCAACATATTTTCCAGCATCAGGATTATCATCTGTTGTTGCCGAGAATGTTGAATATCGTGGAAAAAATTCTGACCCGCACCACCTATTTAGAATTATTGGTGGAGCATCCACAGGCGTTGGAGCAATTAATTGAGCTGTGTGCAAAATCGAAATTAATCGCCGAACAAGTGGCACGCCACCCGATTTTGTTAGATGAATTATTAGATCGCAAAGCATTGCTCAATCCACCACCTTATACAGAATATGCCGATGAGCTCAAACAGTATTTATTGCGTTTGCCACCCGATGATGAAGAGCAGATTATCGATGGCTTGCGACAATTTAAGCAAGCGACGTTATTACGCGTAGCATCTGCCGATATTCTCGGTGCGTTGCCAGTAATGAAAGTCAGCGATCATTTGACCTTTTTGGCTGAAGCCATTATCGATGTTGTGGTGAATTTAGCGTGGCAACAAGTGACCGCTCGTTTTGGTACGCCAGAACATTTGGCAGAAAATGAGAAAGGCTTTTTAGTGATCGGTTACGGCAAATTAGGGGGAATTGAACTGGGTTATAAATCGGACTTAGATTTGGTTTTCCTTTATCAATCCGCTCAAAATAGCCAAACTGTCGGTGGTAAGCGTAACATTGATAGCAACCAATTCTATCTGCGTTTAGCCCAAAAAATTGTGAGTATTTTTAGTATCAATACTTTTGCTGGCGTGCTGTATGAAGTGGATATGCGACTGCGCCCGTCGGGTGAGTCTGGCTTACTTTGTAGCCCAATTTCAGCGTTCAAAGATTATCAGCTACAAGAAGCTTGGACGTGGGAAAAACAAGCGTTAGTACGGAGTCGTGCTGTGTATGGAGAGCTCCATTTACGTGAACAATTTGAAACCATTCGTCAAACTGTCCTTTGTTCTAAACGCGATCTGAATACGCTGAAAACAGATGTGGTGGCAATGCGCCAAAAAATGTATGAACACCTTGCTCACAGCGAAAGCGGAACCTTCAATATCAAAACCGATCGCGGTGGTATTACAGATATTGAGTTCATTGCACAATATTTTGTTCTTGCTAATGCGCCACAGCATCCGATACTGGCAAAATGGTCAGATAATGTAAGAATTTTTGATGCTATGGCTGAAAGTGCGATCATATCTGAAGAGGTTGCAAGGCAATTAAAACAGTGTTACGTAACATTACGTGACCGTATCCATCACTTAAACTTATTAGGCGAAGCATCTGTTGTGTCGGATCACGAATTTAAAGCTGAACGTGCGCTAATTACTGAAGTATGGACAAACTTATTCGCACACTAA
- a CDS encoding methyltransferase type 12 family protein (COG0500 SAM-dependent methyltransferases) codes for MEKIELIKASYNELPYISKGFSHTLPERQKAVLALLGFEAPDIQHANVLEIGCGFGGNLICSALLHTDAHFTGVDLSEKQIEGGKQIIQQLGLNNVTLHCQDISFFENTSTKFDYIICHGVFSWVPESVRIKILALIQSHLAENGAATISYNTYPGWKSLEVLKDIMTFRVNQLEKNQLALPALEKVAYGKGTAAFFAEHLLGNSALKEIAEGVESKDEHYLYHEYFEEYNQPFYLHEFDDLLAQYGLAHICDSTVGATFPIFKNDEIIEKLDIECGDNHLHKEQYYDYLLDRQFRTSIVTHRANKEKCNISRTIKTAHMDKLYIRVNLGNDATSKVVMKLKEIYPQTIKVSAFIDRYFADAQEEGYSSILLEIYNQHIDFYARPFEIKKTEKLKLKAVYRHYLEYYLFADKPMVSLSNFIGNTLQLSRTEIRTLLLFDGMRTDDEIAQYLREKIEEGVFSVGKNDEHEDRLQLVRNFVKDMRVFIEANLMND; via the coding sequence ATGGAAAAAATAGAATTAATTAAAGCAAGCTACAATGAGCTGCCTTATATTTCCAAAGGTTTTTCACATACCTTGCCTGAACGACAAAAAGCGGTATTAGCCTTACTTGGTTTTGAGGCACCAGATATTCAGCACGCGAACGTATTAGAAATCGGCTGTGGGTTTGGTGGCAATTTGATTTGTAGTGCGTTGTTACATACCGATGCGCATTTTACAGGGGTTGATTTATCCGAAAAACAAATTGAAGGCGGAAAACAAATTATTCAACAGTTAGGATTAAACAACGTTACGCTACACTGTCAAGATATCTCGTTTTTTGAAAATACCTCAACGAAGTTTGATTACATTATTTGTCATGGTGTGTTTAGTTGGGTGCCCGAATCAGTACGAATTAAGATTTTAGCGTTGATTCAATCGCACTTAGCAGAAAATGGCGCCGCCACAATTTCTTATAATACCTATCCAGGCTGGAAATCATTAGAAGTCCTAAAAGACATAATGACATTCCGAGTGAATCAGCTAGAGAAAAATCAGCTTGCCTTACCCGCATTAGAAAAAGTGGCGTATGGTAAAGGAACGGCGGCATTTTTCGCAGAACATTTGCTAGGTAATTCGGCGTTGAAAGAGATAGCGGAAGGAGTAGAAAGCAAGGATGAGCATTATCTTTACCATGAATATTTTGAAGAATATAACCAGCCTTTTTATTTGCATGAATTTGATGATTTGTTAGCACAGTATGGACTTGCGCATATTTGTGATTCGACTGTTGGAGCGACGTTTCCGATTTTTAAAAACGATGAGATTATCGAGAAATTGGATATAGAGTGTGGCGATAATCATCTACATAAAGAACAATACTATGACTATTTATTAGATAGGCAATTTAGAACTAGTATTGTGACGCATCGCGCCAATAAAGAAAAATGTAACATTTCCCGTACGATTAAAACTGCACATATGGATAAGTTGTATATCAGAGTAAATTTAGGAAATGATGCTACATCGAAAGTGGTGATGAAGTTAAAAGAAATTTATCCTCAAACCATCAAGGTGTCAGCGTTTATTGACCGTTACTTTGCTGATGCGCAGGAAGAGGGTTATTCATCGATTTTATTGGAGATTTATAATCAACACATTGATTTTTATGCTAGACCATTTGAAATTAAAAAAACAGAGAAACTGAAATTGAAAGCCGTATATCGACATTATTTAGAATATTATTTATTTGCGGACAAACCGATGGTCAGTTTATCTAATTTTATTGGTAATACCTTGCAGCTTTCTCGTACTGAAATCAGGACACTTTTATTGTTTGATGGTATGAGAACAGATGATGAGATCGCTCAATATCTGCGAGAAAAAATTGAGGAAGGGGTATTCAGTGTCGGCAAAAATGATGAGCACGAAGATAGACTACAACTCGTGAGAAACTTTGTTAAAGATATGCGCGTGTTCATTGAAGCAAACTTGATGAATGACTAA
- a CDS encoding hypothetical protein (COG1469 Uncharacterized conserved protein) — protein MKRLLDCTATDFQQMTGQQLKQAIRASEGRVMLSENMVSVQPLYPNVTNSELAAAFGADLILLNLFDVFCPQVNGLPSVQPAQTIKTLKHLVGRPIGINLEPVDVNAEKIETLDTIAAGRIASTASLQQAKALGFDFICLTGNPKTGVTNQEIVQAIKRAKTVLGDDGLIIAGKMHGAGVANETGQNLVSQQDIIDFIEAGADIILLAAPGTVPGMTVEKVAQYVEIIHANGALALLAIGTSQEGADEVTIRQIALNSKMAGADIYHIGDAGFYGIAVPENIMTYSMAIRGRRHTYVRMAMSINR, from the coding sequence ATGAAGCGATTACTCGATTGTACGGCAACAGATTTTCAACAGATGACTGGACAACAGTTAAAACAGGCGATTCGCGCCAGTGAGGGGCGTGTGATGCTGTCTGAAAATATGGTATCCGTTCAACCGCTTTACCCCAATGTCACCAACTCGGAATTAGCCGCAGCCTTTGGTGCAGATTTAATTTTATTAAATTTATTTGATGTCTTTTGTCCACAGGTAAATGGCTTACCATCTGTTCAGCCTGCACAAACAATTAAAACCTTAAAGCATTTAGTAGGTCGTCCTATTGGGATTAATTTAGAACCTGTTGATGTAAATGCTGAAAAAATCGAAACATTAGATACTATAGCGGCAGGGCGAATAGCCAGTACGGCGTCTTTACAACAGGCAAAAGCATTAGGCTTTGATTTCATCTGTTTAACAGGAAACCCTAAAACAGGTGTGACAAATCAGGAAATTGTACAGGCTATTAAACGCGCTAAAACAGTATTGGGTGATGATGGGTTGATTATTGCAGGTAAAATGCACGGTGCAGGTGTTGCTAATGAAACGGGACAGAACCTTGTTTCGCAGCAGGATATTATCGATTTTATTGAAGCTGGAGCAGATATCATTTTATTAGCCGCACCAGGCACGGTTCCAGGAATGACAGTCGAAAAAGTTGCGCAATATGTTGAAATTATTCACGCCAATGGGGCGTTAGCATTATTAGCGATTGGGACTAGTCAAGAAGGTGCGGATGAGGTCACCATTCGACAAATCGCGTTAAATAGTAAAATGGCGGGAGCGGACATATACCATATTGGTGATGCAGGCTTTTATGGTATTGCCGTTCCAGAAAATATTATGACTTACTCAATGGCGATTCGTGGGCGCCGTCATACTTATGTCCGTATGGCGATGTCAATCAATCGTTAA
- a CDS encoding saccharopine dehydrogenase (COG1748 Saccharopine dehydrogenase and related proteins) produces the protein MKKNVLVIGAGGVSQVVVHKCAQHNDVLGNISIASRKIEKCQAIADSVAEKGNFKLPATIECFEVDVFDIEATKALIQKTASQIVINVGPSFVNMSVLQACIETGAAYIDTAMHEDPNKVCETPPWYANYEWKRRELCKQNKITAILSAGFDPGVVNAYAAYAVKHEFDRVDSIDIIDINAGSHGRYFATNFDPEVNFREFTGTVWSWQNSQWVANKMFEVKRTDDLPIVGMQHSYLTGHEEVHSLSSHLNVPNIRFWMGFGDHYINVFNVLKNLGLLSVHPVKTAEGQEIIPIKVVKAVLPDPASLAPNYTGKTCIGNLVKGKKDGKDKEIFIYNVADHKEAYEEVGSQGISYTAGVPAVAAALLVATGEWDVEEMRNIEQFDPKPFLNLLNTMGLPNRIKDENGDRELAF, from the coding sequence ATGAAAAAAAATGTTTTGGTTATTGGTGCGGGTGGTGTATCTCAAGTTGTGGTACACAAATGTGCACAACACAATGATGTATTAGGCAACATTTCAATTGCATCACGGAAAATTGAAAAATGCCAAGCCATTGCGGATAGCGTTGCAGAAAAAGGTAATTTTAAATTACCTGCGACAATCGAATGCTTTGAAGTTGATGTATTCGATATTGAAGCAACAAAAGCGTTAATTCAAAAAACGGCATCACAGATTGTGATTAACGTTGGTCCATCATTTGTGAATATGTCGGTGTTACAAGCCTGTATCGAAACTGGGGCAGCGTATATTGATACTGCGATGCACGAAGATCCAAATAAAGTGTGTGAAACGCCGCCTTGGTATGCAAATTATGAATGGAAACGTCGTGAGTTATGTAAACAGAACAAGATCACGGCAATTTTAAGCGCGGGCTTCGATCCCGGAGTAGTCAATGCCTATGCCGCGTATGCTGTTAAGCATGAATTTGATCGCGTCGACAGTATTGATATTATCGATATTAACGCAGGTAGCCATGGGCGCTATTTTGCGACGAACTTTGATCCAGAAGTAAATTTCCGTGAATTTACAGGAACCGTTTGGAGTTGGCAAAATAGCCAATGGGTGGCAAACAAAATGTTTGAGGTGAAACGTACAGATGATTTACCAATCGTGGGTATGCAACATTCCTATTTAACAGGTCACGAAGAAGTACACTCGTTATCTAGCCATTTAAATGTACCTAATATTCGTTTCTGGATGGGGTTCGGTGATCATTACATTAACGTATTCAATGTATTAAAAAACTTAGGGTTGTTATCTGTTCACCCTGTAAAAACAGCAGAAGGACAAGAGATCATCCCAATTAAAGTGGTCAAAGCAGTACTCCCTGATCCAGCATCATTAGCACCAAACTATACAGGTAAAACTTGTATCGGTAACTTAGTGAAAGGCAAGAAAGACGGTAAAGATAAAGAAATCTTTATTTATAACGTGGCTGATCACAAAGAAGCTTATGAAGAAGTGGGTAGCCAAGGGATTTCCTATACCGCAGGTGTGCCTGCCGTTGCAGCGGCATTATTAGTTGCAACGGGTGAGTGGGATGTGGAAGAAATGCGTAATATTGAGCAATTCGATCCAAAACCATTCCTAAACTTATTAAATACAATGGGTCTACCGAACCGTATTAAAGATGAGAATGGCGATCGTGAGTTAGCTTTTTAA
- a CDS encoding carboxynorspermidine decarboxylase (COG0019 Diaminopimelate decarboxylase) produces the protein MTALQTPYYLIDKSKLLCNMEKIAYLREKSGAKALLALKCFATWGVFDFMSQYMDGTTSSSLYEVKLGKEKFGGETHAYSVAYSNEEIDEVVANADKIIFNSISQLQRFVDRTADIPRGLRVNPRVSTSSFLLADPARPHSRLGEWDINKIREVMPLITGFMFHNNCENEDFDKFCDMLDRIENEFGELLHQVKWVSLGGGIHFTGENYPLEAFAERLKQFSEKFGVQVYLEPGEASITLSTSLEVTVLDILNNGKELAIVDAATEAHMLDLLIYRSEAKLLPDAFQGKGDYQYMVCGKSCLAGDIFGEYRFEKPLQIGDRISFCDAAGYTMVKKNWFNGVNMPAIAIKELDGSVRVVKEFGYQDYVESLS, from the coding sequence ATGACAGCATTACAAACGCCTTATTATTTGATTGATAAAAGTAAACTGTTATGCAATATGGAAAAAATTGCCTATTTGCGTGAAAAATCAGGGGCAAAAGCATTACTTGCATTGAAATGCTTTGCAACTTGGGGCGTGTTTGATTTTATGAGTCAATATATGGACGGCACAACGTCATCATCACTTTACGAAGTTAAATTAGGTAAAGAAAAATTTGGTGGTGAAACGCACGCTTACAGTGTGGCGTATTCCAATGAGGAAATTGATGAAGTTGTCGCAAATGCTGACAAAATTATTTTTAACTCAATTAGCCAATTACAGCGTTTTGTTGATCGTACTGCTGATATTCCACGTGGTTTGCGTGTGAATCCACGAGTAAGTACATCAAGCTTTTTGTTAGCGGATCCCGCGCGTCCACATAGCCGTTTAGGTGAATGGGATATTAATAAAATTCGTGAAGTGATGCCGTTAATCACCGGCTTTATGTTTCATAATAACTGTGAAAATGAAGATTTCGATAAATTCTGCGATATGCTTGATCGTATTGAAAATGAATTTGGTGAATTATTGCATCAAGTAAAGTGGGTCAGCCTTGGTGGTGGTATTCACTTTACGGGTGAAAATTACCCACTAGAGGCATTTGCAGAACGTTTAAAACAATTTTCGGAAAAATTTGGTGTGCAAGTGTATTTGGAGCCAGGTGAGGCATCCATTACGTTAAGTACCAGTTTAGAAGTGACAGTATTAGATATTTTAAACAATGGCAAAGAGTTGGCAATTGTCGATGCAGCAACTGAAGCGCATATGTTAGATCTCTTAATTTATCGCTCAGAAGCAAAATTATTGCCAGATGCTTTCCAAGGCAAAGGGGATTATCAATATATGGTGTGTGGTAAGTCTTGCCTTGCGGGTGATATTTTTGGTGAATACCGTTTTGAAAAACCATTACAAATCGGCGATCGCATTTCATTCTGCGATGCAGCAGGTTATACCATGGTGAAGAAAAACTGGTTTAATGGCGTAAATATGCCAGCCATTGCGATCAAAGAACTTGATGGTTCTGTTCGTGTGGTAAAAGAATTTGGCTATCAAGATTACGTTGAGAGCCTATCTTAA